In Zingiber officinale cultivar Zhangliang chromosome 1A, Zo_v1.1, whole genome shotgun sequence, a genomic segment contains:
- the LOC121998752 gene encoding stress-response A/B barrel domain-containing protein At5g22580-like, which translates to MAGIKHLVMAKFKEGAAVEQLVLDMKKLALELDIIKSFEWGEDVMKNDKYSHGFTHTFILTFDSAEDVAAYIKHPRHVEYAKKFRAGTEKILAVDFPTVIDKITTA; encoded by the exons ATGGCAGGCATCAAGCACCTGGTCATGGCCAAGTTCAAGGAAGGAGCAGCAGTGGAGCAGCTGGTTCTGGACATGAAGAAACTCGCATTAGAGTTGGATATCATCAAATCCTTCGAATG GGGAGAGGACGTGATGAAGAACGACAAGTATAGCCATGGATTCACGCATACGTTCATCTTGACGTTTGACAGCGCTGAGGACGTGGCGGCGTACATAAAGCACCCTCGACACGTTGAGTACGCCAAGAAGTTTCGTGCAGGGACTGAGAAGATCTTGGCGGTGGATTTTCCGACTGTTATTGATAAGATTACGACTGCTTGA